One genomic region from Nitrospirota bacterium encodes:
- a CDS encoding HD domain-containing phosphohydrolase has protein sequence MMFSIASLADLGQEVSSSKELTDKMRSALYVVTGMFSVPSASLYAYEAPKKCLKLLAHKGHKDAIKQVSRLTIRADQVGKFRINEPHTIRELSLSDFYEQNSSVFASLQARIFLPLFVKDEFVGALALGKKIGKTPFRPSDKDVLRVVAHQLAITLHNARLFRDLAKKAAENKRLYENMRRIYHDTIQAFAAAIDAKDEYTKDHSYRVASYAVAIARELGWKKNDVEGIYVAGLLHDIGKIIIDRDIINKGEALTGPEVREIKKHPQISYDILSKIKFPWKNVEMFVLHHHERVDGKGYPDSLSATELSEGVRILALADAFDAMTTDRPYRNRMGLDEAFREVLKCSGTQFDEHITKTFFNLLLRELSGEVHDLQILPLLPHLTESISAN, from the coding sequence ATGATGTTCAGCATCGCGTCCCTTGCCGACCTGGGGCAGGAAGTGTCCTCATCGAAGGAGTTGACGGACAAGATGAGATCCGCCCTCTACGTCGTAACGGGCATGTTTTCCGTACCATCGGCATCGCTCTATGCCTACGAAGCACCGAAAAAATGCCTCAAACTCCTGGCCCACAAGGGGCACAAGGACGCGATCAAGCAGGTGTCCCGACTGACAATCCGAGCGGACCAGGTCGGCAAGTTCCGGATCAATGAACCCCATACCATCCGGGAGCTGTCGCTGAGCGACTTCTACGAGCAGAACAGCAGCGTATTCGCCAGTCTCCAGGCAAGGATATTCCTTCCGCTCTTCGTGAAGGATGAGTTTGTCGGCGCTCTCGCGCTCGGTAAGAAGATCGGCAAAACGCCCTTCCGCCCCAGTGACAAGGATGTTCTCAGGGTCGTCGCCCATCAGCTAGCGATAACGCTGCATAACGCCCGCCTGTTCAGGGATCTCGCCAAGAAGGCTGCGGAGAACAAGCGACTGTATGAGAACATGCGCCGCATCTACCACGACACGATCCAGGCCTTTGCGGCTGCAATCGACGCCAAGGATGAATATACCAAGGACCATTCCTATCGCGTCGCGAGCTATGCCGTCGCGATCGCCCGCGAACTGGGCTGGAAGAAGAACGATGTGGAGGGTATCTACGTTGCGGGCCTGCTCCACGATATCGGCAAGATCATCATAGATCGGGATATCATCAACAAGGGAGAGGCGTTAACGGGGCCCGAGGTCAGGGAAATAAAAAAGCATCCCCAGATATCCTACGATATCCTGTCGAAGATCAAGTTCCCGTGGAAAAACGTCGAGATGTTTGTCCTTCACCATCATGAACGGGTTGACGGGAAGGGATATCCCGATTCGCTCAGCGCGACCGAACTGAGCGAGGGTGTAAGGATCCTCGCGCTTGCCGACGCCTTTGACGCCATGACGACGGACCGCCCCTACCGGAATAGGATGGGGCTTGATGAGGCATTCCGCGAGGTGCTGAAATGCAGCGGCACTCAATTTGACGAACATATCACGAAGACCTTTTTCAACCTGCTCCTCAGGGAATTGAGCGGTGAAGTCCATGATCTCCAGATTCTTCCCCTCTTGCCTCACCTGACCGAAAGCATCTCGGCCAATTGA
- a CDS encoding ATP-binding protein, with amino-acid sequence MLPGTLQETEFFGREAELGDLRRRVLQAERGLAQSAYLSGPRGIGKTELLKQLFSSLFWRQDRVVPFFYSINPALVSAASFSRSYLTQFLYQRIAFEKKEQALLYIDGVSLDELSILVEEREARWAREVLEKFARNAGDPLSALHIALNAPQQSVLTTGVPVAVLIDGFHRVKKLSIGDNPDPRLASLFEVPMSFRKTPHIIAGNEADLRDMPVSSGLERIAVPPLGLAIAATGAGSLLHAHHASKGSIPQALLIHLGGNPLYLRRVVLMAATLPNPTEADFWKAYAHEITEGSLALAVSSHLKCIFPDLELRRLALTAAYKVSHSNEPLACHQLARTFSLSVDQAEAIAHGLYRADIARGEFGVLRSAHDRVVRDIIETLFRREILGKASHDLAQEILERSSAAGEEVVSYEITLPMIKEAELVAAQCLEQIGKNLHMHQDAVGQLQIAVIEACINAMEHSKGTDNRVYVGVVAGKDRLEVSIESEGQEFVALEGGEPAVDREQARTSGRGWGIKLMKRYADEVKFEKTARGTKTTLIKKLEPTAGVKKEDAISHE; translated from the coding sequence ATGCTGCCCGGAACGCTTCAGGAAACGGAATTTTTCGGAAGAGAAGCGGAGCTGGGCGACCTCCGTCGCAGGGTCCTTCAGGCCGAGCGCGGTCTGGCGCAAAGCGCTTATCTTTCCGGGCCGCGCGGCATCGGCAAAACAGAGCTACTCAAGCAGCTCTTCTCTTCGCTGTTCTGGAGGCAAGACCGGGTCGTTCCGTTCTTCTATTCGATTAACCCCGCCCTCGTCTCCGCGGCGTCCTTTTCAAGAAGCTATCTCACTCAGTTCCTTTACCAACGGATCGCGTTCGAAAAAAAGGAGCAGGCCCTCCTGTATATCGACGGTGTATCACTGGACGAACTTTCAATCCTTGTGGAAGAACGGGAGGCCCGGTGGGCGCGAGAGGTTCTGGAAAAATTTGCCCGAAATGCCGGAGACCCGCTGAGCGCCCTCCACATAGCGTTGAACGCTCCTCAGCAATCGGTGCTGACTACGGGCGTGCCGGTGGCTGTACTGATCGACGGGTTTCACCGTGTCAAGAAGCTCTCGATAGGCGACAATCCCGATCCGCGGCTAGCTTCCCTGTTCGAAGTACCCATGTCGTTCAGGAAGACCCCCCACATCATCGCGGGAAATGAGGCAGATCTCCGGGACATGCCCGTCTCAAGCGGCCTGGAGAGGATTGCCGTTCCGCCCCTCGGGCTCGCCATCGCGGCTACGGGCGCCGGATCCCTGCTCCACGCGCACCACGCTTCGAAAGGCTCGATACCGCAGGCCCTCCTCATCCACCTCGGGGGCAATCCTCTCTACCTGCGCCGCGTCGTTTTGATGGCGGCCACACTCCCTAATCCCACTGAAGCGGATTTCTGGAAGGCCTACGCACACGAGATTACAGAGGGGTCGCTCGCTCTGGCGGTGTCGTCGCACCTGAAGTGCATTTTCCCCGATCTCGAGCTCAGACGACTTGCCCTCACGGCGGCATACAAGGTCTCTCATTCAAATGAGCCCCTTGCATGTCACCAACTCGCCAGGACCTTCTCGCTGAGCGTCGACCAGGCGGAAGCGATCGCGCACGGGCTGTACCGGGCGGATATTGCGCGCGGAGAGTTCGGCGTTCTCAGGTCGGCCCATGACCGGGTGGTACGGGACATCATTGAAACCCTGTTCCGCCGGGAGATCCTCGGGAAAGCGTCTCATGACCTGGCACAGGAAATCCTTGAACGATCATCGGCCGCCGGCGAAGAGGTCGTCAGTTATGAGATCACCCTGCCGATGATCAAGGAAGCGGAGTTGGTGGCAGCGCAGTGCCTCGAGCAGATCGGCAAGAACCTGCACATGCACCAGGATGCAGTCGGTCAGCTGCAAATAGCGGTCATTGAGGCATGCATCAATGCCATGGAGCACAGCAAGGGGACCGACAACAGGGTCTATGTTGGAGTGGTCGCGGGAAAAGATCGCCTGGAAGTTTCGATCGAAAGCGAAGGGCAGGAATTCGTCGCCCTGGAAGGCGGCGAGCCCGCCGTTGACCGGGAGCAAGCCAGAACCTCCGGCAGAGGGTGGGGAATAAAACTGATGAAGCGATACGCCGACGAAGTGAAATTTGAAAAGACGGCCCGGGGAACGAAAACGACTTTGATAAAGAAGCTTGAACCGACTGCGGGAGTAAAGAAGGAGGACGCCATCAGCCATGAGTAA
- a CDS encoding STAS domain-containing protein — protein MSNFSLSLKDAQDVAIMSPTGYINDLGAERLELTSEQYLGRGLRKIVINFSHVQFINTLGVSIFTGIVQKTIDYEGQLCFTNMKKIHRDIFETVGLIEHVRVFKDEKDALSYLSDRD, from the coding sequence ATGAGTAATTTTTCGCTGTCGCTCAAAGATGCGCAAGATGTTGCGATCATGAGTCCTACGGGGTACATTAATGACCTCGGAGCCGAACGTCTTGAACTGACCAGCGAGCAGTACCTGGGAAGGGGGCTCAGGAAGATCGTCATCAACTTTTCCCACGTCCAGTTCATCAACACGCTGGGCGTCTCGATCTTCACCGGCATCGTGCAAAAGACGATAGATTACGAAGGCCAGCTCTGCTTCACGAACATGAAGAAGATCCACCGGGACATCTTTGAGACGGTGGGTTTGATCGAACACGTGCGCGTATTCAAGGACGAGAAGGACGCTCTCTCTTATTTGAGCGACCGTGATTGA
- the ftsH gene encoding ATP-dependent zinc metalloprotease FtsH, whose amino-acid sequence MKKGSPILLYVMLFLVFISVFRLFSEPRTEEIPYSTFKALVTEHKVKDVVISQDAIKGVRSADKAGEKDKPFTVVRVDDPDLVKSLAAAGISYRGDLSGNWLRDFLLTWILPLVVLMLIWSFVFRRMASGGPGETFMSFGKSRAKIYSESDVKVTFNDVAGVDEAKEELMEIIEFLRRPDKFTKLGGRIPKGVLLVGPPGTGKTLLSRAVAGEAKVPFFSLSGSEFVEMFVGVGASRVRDLFQQAVQKAPCIIFIDELDALGRARGIGIAGTHEEREQTLNQLLAEMDGFDARKGVIIMAATNRPEILDPALLRPGRFDRQVLVDRPNIKDREEILKVHIRGVKLSKDVDIAVVAARTPGFVGADLANIVNEAALLAARKSKTEVDMTDFEAAIDRVMTGLEKKTRVMNKKEKETVAYHECGHTLVAELLPTTDPVHRVSIVQRGIAALGYTLQLPTEDRYLMTKTELQDKLCVMLGGRVAEEIIFHEVSTGAQNDLQRAALIARTMVTEYGMTEKFGPLTFERERRPLFLDIGIPQSSREYSEETAREIDEEVKKLVDGAYAKVREMLTANQENLRKLAAALLDKETIEGDEIRKLLGLPEKKKE is encoded by the coding sequence ATGAAAAAAGGCTCTCCGATACTCCTGTACGTGATGCTCTTCCTCGTGTTCATCAGTGTGTTCCGGCTCTTCTCGGAACCCCGTACCGAAGAGATACCCTACAGCACGTTCAAGGCCCTAGTGACTGAACACAAGGTGAAAGATGTCGTCATCTCCCAGGACGCGATCAAGGGCGTGCGCTCGGCGGACAAGGCTGGAGAGAAGGACAAGCCGTTCACTGTCGTGCGCGTGGATGATCCCGACCTCGTGAAGAGCCTCGCCGCCGCCGGCATTTCCTACCGCGGCGACCTCTCGGGCAATTGGCTCAGGGATTTCCTCCTGACCTGGATACTCCCCCTCGTCGTACTGATGCTCATCTGGAGTTTTGTGTTCCGCCGCATGGCATCGGGCGGCCCGGGCGAGACCTTTATGAGCTTCGGCAAGTCGCGGGCCAAGATCTACAGCGAGAGCGACGTGAAGGTGACCTTCAATGACGTGGCTGGCGTGGACGAGGCCAAGGAGGAACTCATGGAGATCATCGAGTTCCTCCGTCGACCCGACAAGTTCACGAAGCTCGGGGGCCGCATTCCCAAAGGGGTCCTGCTCGTCGGGCCCCCCGGGACCGGGAAAACGCTCCTCTCCCGGGCGGTCGCCGGCGAGGCCAAGGTCCCCTTCTTTTCCCTGTCGGGGTCCGAGTTCGTCGAGATGTTCGTCGGTGTAGGCGCGTCGCGCGTCCGCGACCTCTTCCAGCAGGCGGTCCAGAAGGCCCCCTGCATCATCTTCATCGATGAGCTCGACGCTCTGGGCCGCGCCAGGGGCATCGGCATAGCCGGCACCCATGAGGAGCGGGAGCAGACCCTGAACCAGCTCCTCGCCGAGATGGACGGCTTTGACGCGCGCAAGGGCGTGATCATCATGGCGGCGACGAACCGGCCCGAGATCCTCGACCCGGCGCTGCTCCGCCCCGGCCGGTTCGACCGGCAGGTGCTCGTCGACCGGCCTAACATCAAGGACCGCGAGGAGATCCTCAAGGTGCACATCCGGGGCGTGAAGCTGTCGAAGGACGTCGATATTGCCGTTGTCGCCGCCCGGACGCCGGGATTCGTCGGCGCCGACCTGGCGAACATCGTGAACGAAGCGGCGCTCCTGGCCGCCCGGAAGAGCAAGACCGAAGTGGACATGACGGACTTCGAAGCAGCCATCGACCGGGTCATGACCGGCCTCGAGAAGAAAACGCGGGTCATGAACAAGAAGGAGAAGGAGACCGTCGCCTACCACGAGTGCGGTCACACGCTCGTTGCGGAGCTGCTGCCGACCACCGACCCGGTGCACCGGGTCTCGATCGTCCAGCGCGGCATCGCGGCCCTCGGCTACACGCTCCAGCTTCCGACCGAGGACCGGTACCTCATGACCAAGACCGAACTGCAGGACAAGCTCTGCGTCATGCTCGGCGGACGGGTGGCCGAGGAGATCATCTTCCACGAAGTGTCCACCGGCGCCCAGAACGACCTCCAACGGGCCGCCCTGATCGCGCGCACAATGGTCACGGAGTACGGCATGACCGAAAAATTCGGGCCCCTCACCTTTGAACGGGAGCGGAGGCCCCTGTTCCTCGATATCGGCATTCCGCAGAGCTCCCGGGAGTACAGCGAGGAGACGGCCCGCGAGATCGACGAGGAAGTGAAGAAGCTGGTGGACGGGGCTTACGCGAAGGTCCGCGAAATGCTGACGGCCAACCAGGAGAACCTGCGGAAGCTTGCGGCGGCTCTCCTGGACAAAGAGACCATTGAGGGGGATGAGATCAGGAAACTCCTCGGGCTGCCGGAGAAGAAAAAGGAATAG
- the parC gene encoding DNA topoisomerase IV subunit A — MPIQEDSILTTALHAEVENRFLTYALSTIVSRSLPDVRDGLKPVHRRILYAMWEMGLGPTAKFRKSAAVVGEVLGKFHPHGDQAAYDAMVRMAQDFSLRYPLIDGSGNFGSLDGDPAAAMRYTEARLSQLAEELLVEIEKDTVSFRPNYDNSLKEPVVLPARFPQLLVNGTSGIAVGMSCSFPPHNIGEVIDGLAAMIDDPALEVKDLLKYIKGPDFPTAGQVLNSKKELRDIYQSGSGAIRIRGEYAVEDLPRGRLAVVFTSIPYLVNKAKLLEKLIGLMEEKKLPQVAAVRDESTGEVRVVIELKAETSPELVTAYLFKHTDLESSFAINFTALKPTMEPERLSLKQLMQYFLDFRHEITTKRLNFDLKILKARLHILAAFEKLYDDLDTAIKIIRKAKSREEAAEKLKKHFKFDDEQVRAILEMQLYRLVGLEIERILKEKAEKSKQRKDIEAILASQKKIWGLIRTELLEIKEKYGDKRKSVMKAAEDVEFSQEDFIVHEDVTVILTKMGWVRRVKTVGENLRFKEGDDLLALLPANTRDTIAIFSSMGKVYVIKAFDLPSGSGFGEPVQSLFKFGDGERPIAAMNFTTVMAGEREPGGGPEKQAELALAPREVSALSVSAKGIGFQFDLGQFNAVTTRAGKKFAGVKEGDGIMAVEILDLPNVLFLTTEGKAVVVAAKDIPALSGAGKGVKLVNVKSGEVALVRAVRKNDQVKVIDEKGKEKVIDLKGYGVMTRGSVGHKAVKAVKFG, encoded by the coding sequence ATGCCGATACAAGAGGATTCTATTTTGACAACGGCGCTCCACGCGGAGGTCGAGAACCGGTTTCTGACCTATGCGCTCTCGACAATCGTGTCCCGCTCATTGCCCGATGTCCGCGACGGCCTCAAGCCGGTGCACCGGAGGATTCTCTATGCCATGTGGGAGATGGGGCTGGGACCTACGGCGAAGTTCAGAAAGAGCGCAGCCGTCGTGGGCGAGGTCCTCGGCAAGTTCCATCCCCACGGCGATCAGGCTGCGTACGATGCCATGGTCAGGATGGCGCAGGACTTCTCCCTGCGGTATCCCCTGATCGATGGCTCGGGTAACTTCGGAAGCCTCGACGGCGACCCGGCCGCTGCCATGAGGTATACCGAGGCGCGGCTGTCGCAGCTTGCCGAGGAGCTGCTGGTCGAGATCGAAAAGGACACGGTGAGCTTCCGGCCGAACTACGACAACTCCCTGAAGGAACCCGTGGTGCTGCCTGCCCGCTTTCCCCAGCTGCTCGTGAACGGCACCTCGGGCATCGCGGTCGGCATGAGCTGCTCCTTCCCGCCGCACAACATCGGCGAGGTGATCGATGGACTTGCGGCCATGATCGATGACCCCGCCCTCGAAGTGAAGGACCTGCTGAAATACATCAAGGGCCCGGACTTCCCGACGGCGGGACAGGTCCTGAACTCCAAGAAGGAGCTCAGGGACATATACCAGTCGGGAAGCGGCGCGATCCGGATCCGCGGCGAATATGCCGTCGAGGACCTTCCCCGCGGCAGGCTGGCCGTTGTGTTCACGTCAATTCCCTATCTTGTGAACAAGGCGAAGCTGCTCGAGAAGCTCATCGGTCTCATGGAGGAGAAGAAGCTGCCCCAGGTCGCTGCCGTGCGCGACGAGTCGACCGGCGAGGTGCGCGTCGTGATCGAGCTCAAGGCGGAGACGAGCCCCGAGCTCGTGACGGCCTATCTCTTCAAGCATACGGACCTCGAATCCTCCTTCGCGATCAACTTCACGGCTCTCAAGCCCACCATGGAGCCCGAACGGCTGTCGCTCAAGCAGTTGATGCAGTACTTCCTTGATTTCCGGCACGAGATCACGACCAAACGGCTCAACTTCGACCTGAAGATCCTGAAGGCGCGGCTTCATATTCTTGCCGCTTTTGAAAAGCTGTATGATGACCTGGATACGGCCATCAAGATCATCCGCAAGGCAAAATCGCGCGAGGAAGCGGCAGAGAAGCTCAAAAAGCACTTCAAGTTCGATGATGAGCAGGTGCGTGCGATCCTGGAGATGCAGCTGTACAGGCTCGTTGGCCTCGAGATCGAACGCATCCTGAAGGAGAAGGCCGAGAAGTCGAAGCAGCGGAAGGACATCGAGGCGATCCTTGCGAGTCAGAAGAAGATCTGGGGCCTGATCAGGACGGAGTTGCTTGAGATCAAGGAAAAGTACGGGGACAAGCGCAAGTCCGTCATGAAGGCTGCCGAGGACGTGGAGTTCTCCCAGGAGGACTTCATCGTGCACGAGGACGTGACCGTGATCCTCACGAAGATGGGATGGGTCCGGCGCGTCAAAACGGTAGGGGAAAACCTGCGCTTCAAGGAGGGGGACGACCTCCTGGCACTGCTGCCTGCCAACACCCGGGACACCATCGCGATCTTCTCTTCCATGGGCAAGGTCTATGTCATCAAGGCTTTTGATCTCCCGTCGGGGTCCGGCTTCGGCGAACCGGTCCAGAGCCTGTTCAAGTTCGGCGACGGCGAGCGGCCGATTGCTGCGATGAACTTCACTACGGTCATGGCTGGCGAGCGCGAGCCCGGCGGCGGACCGGAGAAGCAGGCCGAACTGGCGCTGGCGCCCCGCGAGGTATCGGCGCTGTCCGTATCAGCAAAGGGCATCGGGTTCCAGTTCGACCTCGGCCAGTTCAATGCGGTGACCACGCGTGCAGGGAAGAAGTTCGCCGGCGTGAAGGAAGGCGACGGCATCATGGCCGTGGAGATCCTCGATCTGCCGAACGTGCTGTTCCTTACGACGGAGGGCAAGGCCGTGGTCGTGGCGGCAAAGGACATTCCCGCTCTGAGCGGTGCTGGCAAGGGCGTGAAGCTGGTCAACGTGAAGAGCGGCGAAGTGGCGCTCGTACGTGCCGTGCGGAAGAACGACCAGGTGAAGGTCATCGACGAGAAGGGCAAGGAAAAGGTCATCGACCTCAAGGGGTACGGTGTGATGACCCGGGGAAGCGTGGGGCACAAGGCGGTCAAGGCGGTGAAGTTCGGGTAG
- a CDS encoding diguanylate cyclase, which translates to MNISTGQRLQDLFTGGKWQEHFESLSETLGFTLSLYSAAGEPIYVPQGDNLPCKGFPSQSAELKSLCDTVCRPFIVNTLEMGTPNIFKCHAKIMSFAFPIDFMDERAVVLGQGSFSSYEDFRDYMDLVSAYGVDMVTIKTPLNFTSSKQAWKACNFAVDTVNRLLKNTQETVTLRKKFESLKSVFALWGSSGAEQPETRYHDMLYNLSSLLDVDRITILSLDKARSRFTSLYGLSKGGIRTDPHSIDVHDPIVKDLLRGKAFVRTSEPAAATGVETPRSGSRYYFPIVVNKRLSGILSIPDRIFKENDKQIISGFCKQTALIIENQQLHHDLYKKFNRFVAMSELTKTIVPIQNFETLVQTILEKSAELLKAEQGSLMLLDHETDNLLLEAKKGIIQGMSGKIRIQRGVGIAGKVAALGEPYLVKNLESDPRIRQKNRDHYKTRSFVSVPLKIDDRIIGVINLSDKTSGEVFDEEDLKLIQSFATHAAIIMERNVFINKTEELKRLTITDHLTGLLNRRYLYERLKDELSRSERYGHQLSLLMLDLDGFKYCNDTFGHLFGDKVLKDVAETLLNTVRSIDIVSRYGGDEFMIILPETTEALAVEIAERLRSNVADSTFLPQRTTSTEPIKLTTSIGIVCYPAHGNTIELLLDLVDKTLYRAKDRGKNRIEVYS; encoded by the coding sequence TTGAACATATCAACCGGGCAGCGTCTGCAGGACCTTTTTACGGGCGGGAAGTGGCAGGAGCATTTTGAGTCCCTTTCCGAAACCTTGGGTTTTACTCTCAGCCTTTACTCCGCTGCAGGAGAGCCGATCTATGTCCCCCAGGGAGATAACCTGCCCTGCAAGGGATTTCCTTCCCAGTCAGCTGAACTCAAATCCCTGTGCGATACCGTCTGCCGACCCTTCATCGTAAACACCCTCGAGATGGGTACACCCAATATCTTCAAATGCCACGCGAAGATCATGAGCTTTGCTTTTCCCATCGACTTCATGGACGAAAGAGCCGTTGTCCTTGGGCAGGGGTCGTTTTCCTCGTACGAGGATTTTCGTGACTACATGGACCTCGTCAGCGCCTACGGCGTTGACATGGTCACCATAAAGACACCCCTCAACTTTACGAGCTCCAAGCAGGCGTGGAAGGCCTGCAACTTCGCGGTCGACACGGTCAACCGGCTCTTGAAGAACACGCAGGAAACCGTGACCCTGCGGAAGAAGTTCGAAAGCCTGAAAAGCGTCTTCGCACTCTGGGGCTCTTCCGGCGCTGAGCAGCCGGAAACGCGGTACCACGACATGCTGTATAATCTTTCGTCACTGCTCGATGTCGACCGGATCACGATCCTATCGCTCGACAAGGCTCGGAGCAGATTTACGAGCCTCTACGGCCTGTCCAAGGGCGGCATCCGGACCGACCCGCACAGCATCGATGTCCATGACCCGATCGTCAAGGACCTTCTGAGAGGCAAAGCCTTCGTCCGGACATCGGAACCGGCAGCGGCTACCGGCGTCGAAACGCCTCGAAGCGGCTCCCGCTATTATTTCCCCATTGTCGTCAATAAGCGATTAAGCGGGATCCTGAGCATCCCCGACCGCATTTTCAAAGAAAACGACAAGCAGATCATTTCGGGGTTCTGCAAGCAGACCGCTCTCATCATCGAGAATCAGCAACTGCACCACGACCTCTACAAGAAATTCAACCGCTTTGTCGCCATGTCGGAGTTGACCAAGACCATTGTGCCGATCCAGAATTTTGAAACCCTCGTCCAGACAATCCTTGAGAAGTCCGCCGAACTGCTGAAGGCTGAACAGGGGTCCCTGATGCTGCTCGATCATGAAACCGACAATCTTCTCCTCGAGGCGAAAAAAGGCATCATCCAGGGAATGTCAGGCAAGATCAGGATCCAGCGCGGAGTCGGCATCGCCGGGAAAGTAGCGGCGCTGGGCGAGCCCTATCTTGTCAAGAACCTGGAGAGCGACCCGCGGATCAGGCAGAAAAATCGTGACCACTACAAGACCCGGTCCTTCGTGAGCGTTCCGCTCAAGATCGACGATCGAATCATCGGCGTAATCAACCTCTCTGACAAAACAAGCGGCGAAGTTTTCGACGAGGAGGATCTGAAGCTCATACAGTCCTTTGCGACCCATGCAGCGATCATCATGGAGCGCAACGTCTTTATCAATAAAACGGAAGAGCTCAAGAGGTTGACCATCACGGACCACCTGACGGGGCTGTTGAACCGCAGGTACCTCTATGAACGACTGAAGGATGAACTGTCGCGTTCCGAACGGTACGGCCACCAACTGAGCCTCCTCATGCTCGATCTCGACGGATTCAAGTATTGCAACGATACCTTCGGCCACCTCTTCGGGGACAAGGTTCTCAAGGACGTTGCGGAGACCCTGCTCAATACGGTCCGCTCCATCGACATCGTGTCACGCTACGGCGGAGATGAGTTCATGATCATCCTGCCCGAAACCACGGAAGCACTGGCAGTCGAAATCGCCGAGCGCCTGAGAAGCAACGTGGCGGACAGCACCTTCCTCCCGCAGCGTACAACCAGCACGGAACCGATCAAGCTCACGACCAGCATCGGGATCGTGTGCTATCCCGCACACGGAAACACGATCGAACTTCTGCTCGACCTCGTTGACAAGACACTCTACCGTGCAAAGGATCGCGGCAAGAACAGAATAGAGGTGTATTCGTAA
- a CDS encoding CpXC domain-containing protein, with the protein MVNLLTIQAEAYSHETFQCGNCDRDFQAKVITWVDVTRAPQARKALLKWEFNIIQCTHCGCRHFSGTPFFYEDFEDGMLIAVFPRIPDKRGEVETGIRQKYGYYPVLEFFYDMTQVWMLIYFQDHYKMNRNLRALSRIGTGEERLRKMLRFLKEDPLMIDIREKLTESFFGDATNDELVDILGQAVYTLEEMLPWPKDGRCKCGADLSAEFKCCGNRIELNDHNDLLSRHYVVYCPSCKEALSGASCETCGRVYTWKLGTVESYDAQNELRKEVKRTASRVEAQEPSH; encoded by the coding sequence ATGGTAAATTTGTTGACCATCCAAGCAGAAGCATACAGCCATGAGACGTTCCAGTGCGGCAACTGCGACCGGGACTTTCAGGCAAAGGTGATCACGTGGGTTGACGTGACGCGGGCGCCGCAGGCGCGGAAAGCCCTCCTGAAATGGGAGTTCAACATCATTCAGTGCACTCATTGCGGCTGCCGGCATTTTTCAGGCACCCCCTTTTTCTACGAGGATTTTGAAGATGGCATGCTGATCGCTGTGTTCCCGCGCATTCCCGACAAGCGAGGAGAAGTGGAAACGGGCATCCGGCAGAAATACGGCTACTACCCGGTGCTCGAATTTTTTTATGACATGACCCAGGTCTGGATGCTGATCTATTTTCAGGATCACTACAAGATGAACAGGAACCTGCGTGCCCTGTCAAGGATCGGCACGGGTGAGGAGCGCCTTCGGAAGATGCTCCGGTTTCTGAAGGAAGATCCCCTGATGATCGACATCCGCGAGAAGTTGACCGAATCGTTCTTTGGCGACGCGACAAACGACGAACTCGTCGACATTCTGGGCCAGGCGGTTTATACGCTCGAGGAGATGCTTCCCTGGCCCAAGGATGGCCGGTGCAAGTGCGGGGCGGACTTGTCCGCCGAGTTCAAATGCTGCGGCAACCGGATTGAATTGAACGACCACAACGACCTTCTTTCGCGACACTATGTCGTGTACTGTCCCAGCTGCAAAGAGGCCCTCTCCGGCGCCTCATGCGAGACGTGCGGCAGGGTCTATACCTGGAAGCTGGGGACTGTCGAATCCTATGATGCGCAAAATGAGCTTCGCAAGGAAGTAAAAAGAACGGCATCGCGGGTCGAGGCCCAAGAACCGTCACACTAA
- a CDS encoding secondary thiamine-phosphate synthase enzyme YjbQ yields MKSFRKELWFNVPARRGFINITLQVEDCLRESGVEEGLVLVNAMHITASVFINDDEPGLRHDYEAWLERLAPHEPVAQYLHNRTGEDNGDAHLKRQVMGREAIVAVTKGRLDFGPWEQIFYGEFDGMRKKRVLVKIIGE; encoded by the coding sequence ATGAAAAGCTTTCGCAAGGAACTCTGGTTCAACGTGCCCGCGCGCAGGGGGTTCATCAACATCACGCTGCAGGTGGAGGACTGTCTTCGCGAGAGCGGCGTCGAGGAGGGTCTCGTCCTCGTGAACGCTATGCACATCACCGCGTCCGTCTTCATCAATGACGACGAACCCGGCCTGCGTCATGATTACGAGGCCTGGCTCGAACGGCTAGCCCCCCACGAGCCGGTTGCCCAATACCTACACAACCGGACCGGCGAGGACAACGGCGACGCCCACCTGAAGCGCCAGGTCATGGGTCGTGAGGCCATCGTGGCCGTCACGAAGGGCAGGCTCGACTTCGGCCCCTGGGAGCAGATCTTCTATGGAGAGTTCGACGGCATGCGCAAGAAGCGTGTGCTGGTGAAGATCATCGGGGAGTAG